Proteins encoded together in one Bacteroides zoogleoformans window:
- a CDS encoding RagB/SusD family nutrient uptake outer membrane protein — protein MRKFKKICAAFFVGLLATGCAGDYLDNEPSNSISRDKAVENTEGLRYILEGVHNMIYSYNFSNQVFTLGQPGLNASLDLLGDDMINTKPAYHMSVYRWEDHTSPDGEINLYAWDYFYTIIQHLNEIIGAVDNVKNAAATEVATLKGEAYSLRAWAYFNLVQLYGKRYVKGEANDNLGVIIRKEVSYDARPRSTVAEVYKLIDEDIKTGLENLEKAPDLERKNVIRYSTACGIAARIALAKSEWADAEKYADLAIKHSGATLQQGGALCDGFCDLSASEWMWGYYQGSDQDFFYASYFCAYSYNFNGHNKGFKHAVNRTLYDKMGKNDARRGWWVCLDQGDKIPKDASASYFEGGMSKPNWEVTGQQIKYRAKGAEDTHGDLLIMRLGEMYYIKAEAQARQGSGREADARATLLEIMSTRDPEYKTEAVGDELMDEIFRNKRIDLWMEGQRFFDMKRLGIIPDRLNSANIQIHLKGNAQKTAITRNSGTNAKKIAKSVDDKYWEFAIPYTEIRGNDQCVQNPL, from the coding sequence ATGAGAAAGTTTAAAAAAATATGCGCGGCATTCTTTGTCGGACTGCTGGCTACCGGATGTGCGGGAGACTACCTGGACAACGAGCCATCTAACTCCATAAGCCGGGATAAAGCTGTAGAAAACACAGAAGGACTGAGGTACATTCTGGAAGGGGTGCACAATATGATTTATTCATATAATTTCAGTAATCAAGTATTCACCCTCGGCCAACCGGGTCTGAATGCTAGCTTGGACTTACTTGGAGATGACATGATCAACACTAAACCGGCCTACCACATGAGTGTTTATCGCTGGGAAGACCATACAAGTCCTGACGGAGAAATCAATCTCTATGCTTGGGACTATTTCTATACTATCATCCAGCATCTGAACGAGATTATCGGAGCGGTAGATAACGTGAAGAATGCTGCGGCAACGGAAGTGGCTACCTTGAAAGGGGAAGCTTATAGCTTGCGCGCATGGGCTTACTTCAATTTGGTTCAACTTTACGGCAAACGCTATGTAAAAGGCGAAGCCAATGACAATTTGGGAGTTATTATTCGTAAAGAAGTGTCATACGATGCTCGCCCGCGCTCTACCGTGGCTGAAGTATATAAACTTATTGATGAAGACATTAAGACCGGTCTTGAGAATTTAGAAAAGGCTCCTGACTTGGAACGCAAAAACGTGATTCGTTATTCTACGGCATGTGGCATTGCCGCACGTATCGCCTTGGCAAAGTCGGAATGGGCAGATGCCGAGAAATATGCAGATTTGGCAATTAAGCATTCAGGCGCCACTCTACAACAAGGTGGTGCGCTTTGTGACGGCTTCTGCGATTTGAGTGCCTCCGAATGGATGTGGGGCTATTATCAAGGCAGTGACCAGGATTTTTTCTACGCAAGCTATTTCTGTGCGTATTCTTACAACTTTAACGGGCATAATAAAGGTTTCAAACATGCGGTAAACCGTACCTTGTATGACAAGATGGGCAAAAACGATGCACGTCGCGGCTGGTGGGTATGTTTGGATCAAGGAGATAAGATTCCTAAAGATGCCAGCGCCTCTTACTTTGAGGGAGGAATGAGTAAGCCCAATTGGGAAGTTACCGGGCAACAAATCAAATATCGCGCCAAAGGAGCTGAAGATACGCATGGAGATTTGCTGATTATGCGGCTGGGAGAAATGTACTACATCAAAGCGGAAGCACAAGCCAGACAGGGTTCCGGCAGAGAAGCCGATGCCCGTGCCACTCTATTGGAAATCATGAGTACACGCGATCCGGAATATAAGACGGAGGCTGTGGGCGATGAACTGATGGATGAGATTTTCCGTAACAAACGAATTGATTTATGGATGGAAGGGCAACGTTTCTTTGATATGAAACGCTTGGGCATTATTCCCGATCGCTTGAATAGCGCAAATATTCAAATACACTTAAAAGGCAATGCCCAAAAGACTGCTATCACTCGTAACTCAGGTACCAATGCCAAGAAAATAGCCAAGTCTGTAGATGATAAATATTGGGAGTTTGCCATTCCGTATACGGAAATACGTGGTAATGATCAATGTGTACAAAATCCTTTATAA
- a CDS encoding helix-turn-helix transcriptional regulator, with protein sequence MNSLSTTVKMLRKQYNLTQEELSLKSSVGLRFVRDLEQGKETLRLDKVNQLLEFFNYEMVTTSKTNNQ encoded by the coding sequence ATGAACAGTCTCTCTACTACAGTCAAAATGTTGCGAAAGCAGTATAACCTGACACAAGAAGAACTCTCGTTGAAGTCGAGTGTAGGATTGCGCTTCGTTCGCGACCTTGAACAAGGAAAGGAAACGCTACGCCTCGATAAGGTGAATCAGCTTCTCGAGTTCTTCAATTATGAAATGGTTACTACGTCAAAAACGAATAATCAATGA
- the hflX gene encoding GTPase HflX, with translation MKEFVISEVQAETAVLVGLITKTQDERKTNEYLDELAFLAETAGAEVVKRFTQKLEQAHSVTYVGTGKLAEIKEYIKNEEEAEREVGMVIFDDELSAKQIRNIEAELKIKILDRTSLILDIFAMRAQTANAKTQVELAQYKYMLPRLQRLWTHLERQGGGSGAGGGKGSVGLRGPGETQLEMDRRIILNRMSLLKERLAEIDKQKSTQRKNRGRLIRVALVGYTNVGKSTLMTLLSKSEVFAENKLFATLDTTVRKVIIENLPFLLSDTVGFIRKLPTDLVDSFKSTLDEVREADLLLHIVDISHPDFEEQIEVVNKTLADIGAAGKPMMLVFNKIDAYTYVEKAADDLTPKTKENLTLEELMKTWMAKMEDSCLFISAREKINMEELKSVVYGRVKELHVQKYPYNDFLYQFYGDEE, from the coding sequence ATGAAAGAATTTGTAATTTCCGAGGTGCAGGCCGAAACAGCGGTATTGGTGGGTCTTATCACAAAGACGCAAGACGAGCGCAAGACCAACGAATATCTTGACGAGCTGGCATTCTTGGCTGAGACAGCCGGGGCGGAAGTGGTGAAAAGATTTACCCAAAAGCTGGAGCAGGCTCATTCGGTGACCTATGTGGGCACGGGCAAGCTGGCCGAGATAAAAGAATATATCAAGAACGAAGAAGAGGCCGAACGTGAGGTTGGAATGGTAATCTTCGATGATGAACTTTCTGCCAAACAGATACGAAATATTGAAGCGGAACTGAAGATTAAGATATTGGATAGAACTTCCCTTATTCTCGACATTTTTGCCATGCGCGCACAGACAGCCAATGCTAAAACACAGGTGGAACTGGCGCAGTACAAATACATGCTTCCCCGCCTGCAACGCTTGTGGACACACCTGGAACGTCAGGGAGGCGGCTCTGGTGCCGGAGGCGGCAAGGGGTCTGTGGGGCTTCGCGGACCGGGTGAGACGCAGTTGGAAATGGACCGCCGCATCATCCTTAACCGTATGTCTTTGCTGAAAGAACGTTTGGCCGAGATTGACAAACAAAAATCTACGCAGCGCAAAAACCGCGGACGGCTGATTCGTGTGGCGTTGGTGGGATACACCAACGTAGGCAAGTCGACGCTGATGACGTTGCTCTCGAAAAGCGAGGTGTTTGCTGAGAATAAGCTGTTTGCCACGCTGGACACTACGGTGCGCAAGGTGATTATCGAAAACCTGCCGTTCCTGCTTTCCGATACGGTGGGTTTTATCCGCAAGTTGCCCACTGATTTGGTGGATTCCTTCAAGTCCACCCTCGACGAGGTGCGCGAAGCCGATTTGCTGCTGCATATCGTTGATATTTCCCATCCCGATTTTGAAGAACAGATAGAAGTTGTGAACAAGACATTGGCCGACATCGGTGCTGCCGGCAAGCCCATGATGCTTGTATTCAATAAAATAGACGCTTACACCTACGTGGAGAAAGCGGCTGACGACCTTACCCCCAAAACAAAAGAAAACTTAACACTCGAAGAACTGATGAAGACGTGGATGGCGAAGATGGAGGATAGTTGCCTCTTTATCTCCGCCCGTGAAAAAATCAACATGGAGGAACTGAAAAGTGTGGTTTACGGACGTGTGAAGGAACTGCATGTGCAGAAGTACCCCTACAACGATTTTCTTTATCAGTTCTACGGAGACGAAGAATAA
- a CDS encoding DUF4954 family protein: protein MSYRKLTEAEVLRLKSQSCLADDWEKVTVAEEFVTEFVHHTRFSGEVRLGVFRSEFTLPGGIKKHSGLRHVTLHNVTVGDNCCIENIQNYIANYEIGHDTFIENVDIILVDGVSKFGNGVEVSVLNETGGREVLISDKLSAHQAYIMALYRHRPELIARMKEITDFYSNKHASAVGSIGSHVMILNTGSIKNVRVGDYCRICGTCRLYNGSINSNEVAPVHIGHGVICDDFIISSGSHVDDGAMLSRCFIGQACRLGHNYSASDSLFFSNCQGENGEACSIFAGPFTVTHHKSTLLIAGMFSFMNAGSGSNQSNHMYKLGPIHQGTLERGAKTTSDSYILWPARVGAFSLVMGRHVNHSDTSNLPFSYLIEQNNTTYLVPGVNLRSVGTIRDAQKWPKRDGRTDTNKLDYINYNLLSPYTVQKMFKGRETLLNLRHAGGELSDIYSFHSAKIRNSALHKGLKFYEIAIHKFLGNSVIKRLERIDFRSNEEIRARLKPDTLVGSGEWVDISGLIAPKSEIDALIGGIESGTVNRLKYINAEFEKMHTNYYTYEWTWAYEKLEEFYGISPANMTAEDVIRIVEKWKEAVVGLDRMVYEDAKKEFSLASMTGFGADGSRLEKELDFEQVRGDFESNPFVTAVLKHIEVKTALGDELIGRMKKVL from the coding sequence ATGAGTTATAGAAAATTGACCGAGGCCGAAGTGCTTCGTTTGAAAAGCCAATCGTGCCTGGCTGACGATTGGGAAAAAGTGACCGTTGCCGAAGAGTTTGTAACGGAGTTCGTGCACCATACTCGTTTCTCGGGAGAGGTGCGTTTAGGAGTGTTTCGTTCGGAATTTACTTTGCCGGGAGGAATAAAGAAGCATTCCGGCCTGCGGCATGTGACGTTGCATAACGTTACCGTGGGAGATAATTGTTGCATTGAGAATATCCAGAACTACATTGCCAATTACGAGATAGGCCACGATACTTTTATCGAGAATGTGGATATTATCCTTGTGGACGGAGTATCGAAGTTCGGCAACGGGGTGGAAGTCTCCGTCCTGAACGAGACGGGAGGGCGCGAGGTGCTTATCAGCGACAAGCTGTCGGCGCATCAGGCTTACATCATGGCCCTTTACCGCCATCGTCCGGAACTGATAGCCCGGATGAAAGAAATCACAGACTTCTATTCCAATAAGCACGCTTCTGCCGTGGGGAGCATAGGCAGCCATGTGATGATATTGAACACCGGCTCCATCAAGAATGTCCGTGTGGGCGACTATTGCCGCATTTGCGGGACGTGCCGCCTATACAACGGGAGCATCAACAGCAATGAAGTGGCGCCGGTGCACATCGGGCACGGGGTGATTTGCGACGACTTCATCATATCTTCCGGTTCGCACGTGGACGACGGGGCCATGCTGAGCCGCTGTTTCATTGGGCAGGCCTGCCGGTTGGGGCATAACTATTCGGCTTCCGACTCGTTGTTCTTCAGCAATTGTCAGGGAGAGAACGGTGAGGCATGTTCCATCTTTGCCGGGCCGTTCACGGTGACGCATCACAAATCTACTCTGCTGATAGCCGGCATGTTCTCGTTCATGAATGCCGGTTCGGGATCTAATCAAAGCAATCACATGTATAAGCTGGGGCCTATTCATCAAGGAACGTTGGAGCGTGGTGCGAAGACCACATCGGACTCGTACATCCTGTGGCCGGCAAGGGTAGGGGCATTTTCCTTAGTCATGGGACGCCACGTCAACCATTCCGATACATCGAATCTGCCTTTCTCCTATCTGATAGAACAGAACAATACGACTTATCTGGTGCCGGGTGTCAACCTGCGCAGTGTGGGCACCATCCGTGATGCCCAAAAATGGCCGAAGCGTGACGGACGCACCGACACCAACAAGCTGGACTACATTAACTACAATCTCCTCAGTCCCTACACCGTGCAGAAGATGTTCAAGGGACGGGAAACGTTGCTCAACCTGCGCCATGCCGGTGGCGAACTGTCTGATATCTACTCTTTCCATAGTGCGAAAATCCGCAATTCTGCACTGCATAAGGGACTTAAGTTTTACGAGATTGCCATTCATAAGTTCCTTGGCAATTCAGTCATCAAGCGTCTGGAAAGAATCGACTTCAGAAGCAACGAAGAGATACGTGCCCGCCTGAAGCCCGATACGCTTGTGGGCAGTGGTGAGTGGGTGGATATCTCCGGGCTGATTGCTCCGAAAAGCGAGATCGATGCTTTGATAGGCGGCATTGAGTCGGGAACGGTGAATAGGCTGAAGTATATCAACGCCGAGTTTGAAAAGATGCATACTAACTATTATACGTATGAGTGGACGTGGGCATACGAGAAGCTGGAAGAATTTTACGGCATCAGTCCGGCGAATATGACGGCGGAAGACGTTATTCGTATTGTGGAAAAGTGGAAAGAGGCTGTGGTCGGTCTGGACCGTATGGTTTACGAAGACGCCAAGAAAGAATTCTCGCTGGCTTCGATGACCGGATTTGGCGCTGACGGTTCGCGCCTTGAAAAGGAACTCGACTTTGAACAGGTGCGCGGCGACTTTGAAAGCAATCCTTTCGTTACGGCTGTGCTGAAGCATATCGAAGTGAAAACGGCGCTGGGTGATGAACTGATAGGGCGGATGAAAAAGGTGTTGTAG
- a CDS encoding fumarate hydratase produces MATPPFKYQPMFEKGKDTTEYYLLTKDYVSVSEFEGKPILKIEKEGLTAMANAAFRDVSFMLRRSHNEQVAKILSDPEASDNDKYVALTFLRNAEVASKGVLPFCQDTGTAIIHGEKGQQVWTGYCDEEALSLGVYKTYTEENLRYSQNAPLTMYDEVNTKCNLPAQIDIEATEGMEYEFLCVTKGGGSANKTYLYQETKAILNPSTLVPFLISKIKTLGTAACPPYHIAFVIGGTSAEKNLLTVKLASTRFYDNLPTTGNEYGRAFRDVELEKEVLAEAHKIGLGAQFGGKYMAHDVRIIRLPRHGASCPVGLGVSCSADRNIKCKINKEGIWIEKLDSNPGELIPAELRQAGEGDVVKIDLNRPMADILKELTKYPVSTRLSLNGTIIVGRDIAHAKLKERLDKGEDLPQYIKDHPIYYAGPAKTPQGMACGSMGPTTAGRMDSYVELFQSHGGSMIMLAKGNRSQQVTDACQKYGGFYLGSIGGPAAILAQNNIKSIECVEYPELGMEAIWKIEVENFPAFILVDDKGNDFFKQLKPWNCSK; encoded by the coding sequence ATGGCAACACCTCCGTTCAAGTATCAGCCTATGTTCGAGAAAGGGAAAGATACTACCGAGTATTATCTGCTCACGAAAGATTATGTTTCAGTAAGCGAGTTTGAAGGAAAGCCCATCCTGAAGATTGAGAAAGAAGGTCTGACGGCTATGGCAAATGCGGCTTTCCGTGATGTGTCGTTCATGTTGCGCCGTTCGCACAACGAGCAAGTGGCCAAAATATTAAGTGACCCCGAAGCGAGCGACAATGATAAATATGTGGCATTGACCTTCTTGCGCAATGCGGAAGTGGCGTCTAAAGGTGTGCTTCCTTTCTGCCAGGATACGGGTACTGCCATCATTCATGGTGAAAAAGGACAGCAGGTGTGGACGGGATATTGCGATGAGGAAGCTCTTTCTTTGGGCGTTTACAAGACCTATACGGAAGAGAACCTTCGTTATTCTCAGAATGCTCCGCTCACCATGTATGACGAAGTGAACACGAAGTGCAACCTTCCGGCGCAGATTGATATCGAAGCTACGGAAGGCATGGAGTATGAGTTCCTTTGCGTGACCAAAGGCGGTGGTTCTGCCAACAAGACTTACCTCTATCAAGAGACAAAGGCTATCTTGAATCCTTCGACGCTCGTACCCTTCCTCATCTCGAAGATAAAGACGCTGGGTACGGCGGCCTGTCCTCCTTATCACATCGCATTTGTCATCGGCGGAACTTCTGCCGAGAAGAATCTGCTGACAGTGAAATTGGCTTCTACCCGCTTCTACGACAACCTGCCTACTACGGGCAATGAGTACGGACGTGCTTTCCGCGATGTGGAGTTAGAAAAAGAAGTTTTGGCGGAGGCTCATAAGATAGGGCTTGGCGCACAGTTCGGCGGCAAATACATGGCTCACGATGTTCGCATCATCCGCCTGCCTCGTCACGGTGCTTCTTGCCCTGTGGGCTTGGGAGTTTCCTGTTCTGCCGACCGTAACATCAAGTGTAAAATCAATAAAGAAGGTATCTGGATTGAGAAGTTAGACAGCAATCCGGGGGAATTGATTCCGGCGGAACTCCGTCAGGCAGGCGAGGGTGATGTTGTGAAGATTGACCTGAACCGTCCGATGGCCGATATCCTGAAAGAATTGACCAAGTATCCGGTATCTACCCGTCTGTCGTTGAACGGAACCATCATCGTGGGTCGTGACATTGCGCACGCCAAGCTGAAAGAGCGTTTGGATAAGGGTGAAGACCTTCCGCAATACATCAAAGACCATCCCATCTACTATGCCGGCCCTGCCAAGACTCCTCAAGGCATGGCTTGCGGTTCGATGGGACCGACCACGGCCGGACGTATGGACTCTTACGTAGAGTTGTTCCAAAGTCATGGCGGCAGCATGATTATGCTTGCCAAAGGTAATCGCAGCCAGCAGGTGACGGATGCTTGCCAGAAGTATGGCGGCTTCTATCTCGGCTCTATCGGTGGCCCTGCCGCTATCTTGGCGCAGAACAACATCAAGAGCATCGAGTGTGTGGAATATCCCGAACTGGGCATGGAGGCTATCTGGAAGATTGAAGTAGAGAATTTTCCGGCATTTATTCTGGTAGATGATAAGGGAAATGACTTCTTCAAACAGTTGAAGCCTTGGAATTGCAGTAAGTAA